In one window of Macrobrachium nipponense isolate FS-2020 chromosome 2, ASM1510439v2, whole genome shotgun sequence DNA:
- the LOC135221119 gene encoding uncharacterized protein LOC135221119, which produces MDKVLFPLLLVILAFGTAQVWSQQSSRIHHLRQFNSGQDSFYDKSSLNIQGSAFDGEKCVYPAQDAIENAEVVCSQYSGCRVQCFRGYTMQGSRRIYLNCDSNTRTMTYEGLPWQESLPPCLPSCGNGCPDDTMCVAPDKCEPVIHECDPPCQNGGTCIIQGVCNCSLGYSGLLCQQHRCAIPIEFPKQASIGADIELTRMSIECNFGRKMKNGLSHQTFVCNHRQWYTKLDKASISEVDIDCY; this is translated from the exons ATGGATAAAGTGTTGTTCCCGTTACTTTTGGTGATTTTGGCCTTTGGAACGGCTCAAGTATGGAGTCAGCAGTCATCAAG aattcACCACCTCCGGCAGTTTAATTCCGGCCAGGACTCATTCTATGACAAATCGAGCCTAAACATCCAAGGTTCAGCTTTCGATGGAGAAA AATGTGTCTACCCTGCCCAAGACGCCATTGAGAACGCGGAAGTGGTGTGTAGCCAGTACAG CGGATGTCGGGTACAGTGCTTCAGAGGCTACACAATGCAGGGCTCTCGAAGAATCTACCTGAACTGTGACTCCAACACGAGGACCATGACCTACGAAGGCCTGCCCTGGCAAGAATCACTTCCGCCTTGCCTCC CATCTTGCGGAAATGGCTGCCCAGATGATACCATGTGCGTCGCGCCAGATAAGTGTGAGCCAGTCATTCACGAGTGCGACCCTCCCTGCCAAAATGGAGGGACCTGTATCATACAGGGTGTGTGCAATTGCTCTCTCGGTTACTCGGGGCTTTTGTGTCAGCAACATCGATGTGCCATTCCTATAGAGTTCCCTAAGCAGGCTTCCATTGGAGCAGACATTGAACTTACAAG AATGTCTATCGAATGCAACTTCGGTCGCAAGATGAAGAACGGACTGTCTCATCAGACCTTCGTGTGCAACCACCGCCAGTGGTACACTAAACTGGATAAGGCTTCCATTTCTGAGGTCGACATCGACTGTTACTG A